From the Musa acuminata AAA Group cultivar baxijiao chromosome BXJ1-2, Cavendish_Baxijiao_AAA, whole genome shotgun sequence genome, one window contains:
- the LOC103970572 gene encoding BTB/POZ domain-containing protein At3g22104-like, with translation MTCDLEVDVNGEEIFLVDKEVLSSFCGRVRKLIDQTSIASATKPLKVAFTDLPGGAEAFELMTRLCYNNVATRMTPRTTCLLHSVAHFMEMTDGGVSSSVNLLKLIQKSLEGIPYWSWSEIVRALRQCQDLFPVASTSGLMDRILESLAGRITAASDVSPAVSSPESSAFRFSFDTRSTMSTKNCNHRAWWFEDLVVLNPAMIEKIVRSMVLHKVDQVLISRFLAHYLKSAASNASSSDKKEAAETIINLLHSLDASCVSCKGLFGVLRISSSLKISKCCQSKLESMIGNKFDQATLDNLLVPAPSGTKSLYDVNLILRFLKSFLRIEGRKSITQLKQAGSLMDSYLAEVAPDSSLKPLKFVALATALPDEARDSHDAIYGAIDMYLEVHTQLSGEEKMKMFCAINYEKLSSESCKHLASNRKFPSRTAIRALISQQSKLRSLLKEVNQLKKHSGALPKANPSKENRFSDDEQIILYAKKVDLSTENEKLKSQLQGMQWKVMELERICRKMQAQMARATKKNRTMSPSNARSLPRLCS, from the exons ATGACTTGCGATCTTGAAGTAGACGTCAATGGGGAAGAGATCTTCCTGGTTGATAAG GAAGTCCTCTCATCCTTCTGCGGAAGAGTGAGGAAGTTGATCGATCAAACATCCATCGCTTCAGCCACAAAACCCCTCAAAGTGGCATTCACGGACTTGCCTGGAGGAGCAGAGGCATTTGAGTTGATGACAAGGTTATGCTACAACAATGTCGCGACTCGGATGACTCCCCGCACCACCTGCCTTCTGCACTCTGTCGCTCACTTCATGGAAATGACTGATGGCGGCGTTTCTTCCTCGGTGAACCTGTTGAAGCTGATCCAGAAGTCTCTCGAGGGGATCCCTTACTGGTCATGGTCTGAGATCGTACGCGCCCTGAGACAATGCCAAGATTTGTTTCCGGTGGCGAGCACCTCGGGGTTGATGGATAGAATTCTGGAATCCCTGGCTGGTAGAATCACAGCAGCCAGCGATGTTAGTCCGGCAGTCTCCTCTCCTGAGAGCTCTGCGTTCCGGTTCTCGTTCGACACGAGAAGCACGATGAGCACCAAAAATTGCAATCACCGAGCTTGGTGGTTCGAAGATCTTGTGGTGCTGAACCCCGCCATGATCGAAAAGATCGTCAGGAGCATGGTTCTTCACAAAGTAGATCAAGTTTTGATCAGTAGGTTCCTTGCTCATTACCTGAAGAGTGCAGCGTCCAACGCCTCCTCGTCCGACAAGAAAGAGGCCGCTGAAACCATCATCAACCTGCTCCACTCTCTTGATGCAAGCTGTGTGTCCTGCAAGGGTTTGTTTGGTGTTCTTCGAATCTCCTCGTCCTTGAAGATCAGCAAGTGTTGCCAGAGCAAACTGGAGAGTATGATAGGCAACAAGTTCGATCAAGCGACGTTAGATAATTTGCTGGTTCCAGCTCCTTCAGGGACGAAGAGCCTCTATGATGTGAATCTAATCTTAAGGTTCTTGAAGTCCTTCCTCAGAATCGAGGGTCGTAAATCCATAACCCAGTTGAAGCAGGCAGGGAGCTTGATGGACTCGTACTTGGCGGAAGTTGCCCCAGATTCCTCTTTGAAGCCTTTAAAGTTCGTGGCACTCGCCACAGCTCTGCCCGACGAAGCAAGGGACTCCCATGATGCGATTTACGGTGCCATCGACATGTATCTCGAG GTTCATACTCAATTATCGGGCGAGGAGAAGATGAAGATGTTTTGTGCAATAAACTACGAGAAGCTGTCGTCAGAATCCTGCAAACACCTTGCGAGCAACAGGAAGTTCCCCTCGAGAACGGCCATCCGAGCTCTCATTTCTCAGCAATCGAAGCTCAGGAGTCTGCTCAAGGAGGTAAACCAATTGAAGAAGCACAGCGGTGCTCTGCCTAAGGCAAATCCGAGCAAGGAGAATAGATTTAGTGATGATGAGCAGATCATTCTTTACGCGAAGAAGGTGGACTTGTCGACGGAGAACGAGAAGCTCAAGTCCCAGCTGCAAGGAATGCAGTGGAAGGTGATGGAATTGGAAAGGATCTGCAGGAAGATGCAAGCACAAATGGCAAGGGCCACGAAGAAGAACAGAACGATGAGTCCAAGCAATGCCAGATCGCTGCCCAGGCTGTGCTCATGA
- the LOC135594978 gene encoding NDR1/HIN1-like protein 2 has product MPDTDRFYCWLLQFFVLSGLVVFFIWLSLRISDPSYTIVEVTILQPNNGTADSTVFFGIEIANRNRGGGVYYSDMNVSLYVMDASVGSTTIQPFYQGHGKTAQVRGGASCGR; this is encoded by the coding sequence ATGCCGGACACGGACAGGTTCTATTGCTGGCTGCTCCAATTCTTCGTCCTCTCCGGCCTCGTCGTCTTCTTCATATGGCTGAGCCTCCGCATCTCCGACCCCTCCTACACCATCGTCGAGGTCACCATCCTGCAACCAAACAACGGCACCGCCGACTCCACCGTCTTCTTCGGCATCGAAATCGCCAACAGGAACAGAGGCGGCGGGGTTTACTACAGCGACATGAACGTGTCGCTGTACGTGATGGATGCGAGCGTGGGGTCAACGACGATACAGCCTTTCTACCAGGGCCACGGGAAGACTGCCCAGGTGAGGGGAGGGGCGAGCTGCGGCCGGTGA